The proteins below are encoded in one region of Ferroplasma acidiphilum:
- a CDS encoding mechanosensitive ion channel family protein — protein MAIDKHKLGKMRNEVLKIVVEVIIGIVLALLAGFAIDIVINKFLPQYKSYQPFIVEAVHAVIILIIGFLVVGSFLKYLKEALIKTNRSLYGVSLIIRIVFYIIILALVMSAFHISVTGILAGSAIGGVVLGLAVQTVASNLLSSIFATSTNTIKYGEVISVNSWVWSIETTGKIIDVKTLFSQMLTKDNNIIYLPNSEILGNSVITEFRTKNGSYTYPLNITVQADVPADQILSQIKENNDFSDIKFFLSTKNGVSNTFEALIVFNEVTELNEKIARANNALDSAYWNIKSKFNVLGPNAMWESPENVYPLTVTLNSDVPSEKLIDEAIKQIPNSEVILLTRGASTNVYLAKVKIAGKEVDKVINDTNLSFERIYNKLKADNDNTHKDDTKKQ, from the coding sequence ATGGCAATAGACAAACATAAACTAGGTAAAATGCGGAATGAGGTACTGAAAATAGTTGTGGAAGTAATAATAGGAATAGTACTTGCCCTTCTCGCAGGTTTTGCTATTGATATAGTAATTAACAAATTTCTGCCACAGTATAAAAGTTATCAACCATTTATCGTTGAAGCTGTACATGCAGTTATAATACTTATAATAGGATTTCTGGTAGTGGGGTCTTTCCTGAAATACCTGAAAGAAGCTTTGATAAAGACAAACAGGTCATTATACGGGGTATCATTGATTATAAGAATAGTATTTTATATTATTATACTGGCACTTGTAATGAGTGCTTTTCATATAAGTGTAACAGGCATACTGGCCGGTAGTGCTATTGGCGGTGTTGTCCTTGGGCTTGCGGTACAGACGGTTGCTTCCAATCTATTATCAAGCATATTCGCCACATCTACAAACACGATAAAATACGGTGAAGTTATATCTGTAAATTCATGGGTATGGAGCATAGAAACCACCGGAAAAATAATTGATGTTAAAACACTATTTTCACAGATGCTTACAAAGGATAATAATATAATTTACCTGCCCAATTCAGAGATACTTGGCAACAGTGTAATCACAGAATTCCGCACGAAAAATGGAAGCTATACCTATCCATTGAATATAACAGTACAGGCTGATGTTCCAGCAGATCAAATACTCAGCCAGATAAAAGAAAACAATGATTTTAGCGATATCAAATTCTTCCTTTCAACGAAAAATGGTGTGAGCAATACCTTTGAAGCTTTAATTGTATTTAATGAGGTTACAGAACTCAATGAAAAAATAGCAAGGGCAAACAATGCACTGGATTCAGCATACTGGAATATAAAATCAAAATTCAATGTCCTCGGTCCGAATGCAATGTGGGAAAGCCCTGAAAATGTATATCCACTAACTGTTACACTGAACTCTGATGTACCTTCTGAAAAATTAATAGATGAAGCAATTAAACAGATACCGAATTCTGAAGTTATATTGTTAACACGTGGCGCCTCAACAAATGTATACCTTGCAAAGGTAAAAATTGCGGGAAAAGAA